The proteins below come from a single Eucalyptus grandis isolate ANBG69807.140 chromosome 3, ASM1654582v1, whole genome shotgun sequence genomic window:
- the LOC104436597 gene encoding 60S ribosomal protein L37-2-like, whose protein sequence is MTKGTASFGKRRNKTHTLCVRCGRRSFHLQKSRCASCGFPARRMRRYNWSEKAKRRRTTGTGRMRYLRYVAIRFKTNFREGIEAAPRRKGVAASILKLSH, encoded by the exons ATG aCGAAGGGGACGGCGAGCTTCGGGAAGAGGAGGAACAAGACGCACACGCTGTGCGTGCGGTGCGGCCGCCGGAGCTTCCACCTCCAGAAGAGCCGCTGCGCCTCTTGCGGCTTCCCTGCCCGCCGCATGCGCCGAT ATAACTGGAGCGAGAAGGCGAAGCGGCGGAGGACGACGGGGACGGGGAGGATGAGGTACCTGAGATACGTCGCCATCCGGTTCAAGACCAACTTCAGAGAAG GCATTGAGGCAGCTCCGAGGAGAAAGGGAGTCGCGGCCTCCATCTTAAAACTCAGTCACTGA